The Huiozyma naganishii CBS 8797 chromosome 6, complete genome genome includes a window with the following:
- the QCR2 gene encoding ubiquinol--cytochrome-c reductase subunit 2 (similar to Saccharomyces cerevisiae QCR2 (YPR191W); ancestral locus Anc_7.548) has product MLRNLVRGNAVRRFTVAARESVGTVSSLEVKVHAGARYAALDGVSHLLSRFNFQNTGAKSALRLVRESELLGGQLSSHVDREFITLRAVFLQEQLPYYVEALGNVLYKTSFKPHELVESVLPAAQYDVLVASQNPLTRAENLLYNVTYRKGLGNPVLYDGVETVTLEHIKQFANKVYTRENIAIEGRNVVQADLQKFLNDSLISSLPAGKSLKESTEPATFTGETRLRSTGPSVAAIAVPLSKDNLAVYEILSNHLNATGAYKHVFSKVDSYNNAYGLFQLFIKDADAETVATKIKKIVSDLKKGVDISTSVELTKLKLTSEEIPLLSTLNLDAVKNVKLEKFNYVAVGDVSKLPYLDEL; this is encoded by the coding sequence ATGCTGCGCAATTTGGTCAGAGGGAACGCTGTGAGAAGGTTTACCGTTGCTGCGAGGGAGAGTGTGGGCACGGTTTCGAGTTTGGAGGTGAAAGTGCATGCTGGGGCGCGGTACGCTGCATTGGACGGGGTGTCGCACCTTCTGTCGCGGTTCAATTTCCAGAACACGGGGGCCAAGTCCGCGCTGCGGCTTGTCAGGGAGTCCGAGCTACTCGGCGGACAATTGTCGTCGCATGTCGATCGTGAATTCATCACATTGAGGGCTGTTTTCTTGCAGGAGCAGCTGCCATACTACGTGGAGGCCCTCGGGAACGTCCTGTACAAGACTTCTTTTAAACCACACGAACTGGTCGAGTCTGTGCTGCCTGCTGCGCAGTACGACGTTCTAGTCGCATCGCAGAACCCACTTACAAGAGCTGAAAATTTGTTGTATAACGTCACCTACCGGAAAGGGTTGGGGAACCCGGTGCTCTACGATGGAGTAGAAACAGTGACGTTGGAACATATTAAACAATTTGCCAACAAGGTCTATACGAGGGAAAATATCGCCATTGAGGGGAGGAACGTCGTGCAGGCGGACTTGCagaagttcttgaacgacTCGTTGATAAGCAGCTTGCCTGCAGGtaaatctttgaaagaaagtACAGAACCGGCTACTTTCACTGGGGAAACAAGATTGAGGTCCACAGGACCGTCTGTTGCAGCCATTGCCGTACCGCTTTCCAAGGACAACCTGGCAGTCTACGAAATTCTATCAAACCATTTGAACGCAACTGGTGCGTACAAACATGTCTTCAGCAAAGTAGACTCTTACAATAACGCTTATGGATTGTTCCAGCTTTTCATCAAGGACGCAGACGCTGAAACGGTCGCCACAAAGATTAAGAAAATAGTATCCGACCTGAAGAAGGGTGTAGACATCTCCACCTCGGTAGAATTGAccaaattgaaattgacCTCAGAGGAAATCCCACTATTAtccactttgaatttggatGCTGTCAAAAACGTCAAGttggaaaaattcaacTACGTTGCAGTAGGTGACGTCTCGAAACTACCATACCTGGACGAGTTGTAA